The Pseudarthrobacter sp. NS4 genome includes a window with the following:
- a CDS encoding polyprenyl synthetase family protein, with amino-acid sequence MTPAEQLRHEQADFVAAVAGELTAFLASRQSVMSAISPDIDPIMGSISNLVTGGKRLRALMCYWGWRGAGGEPDATEVVTAGAALELFQAAALIHDDIIDRSDTRRGGPSVHRRFSQLHGSQGWALDSERFGQAAAILAGDLCLSFSEEAFTDIGERAASGSRARLIFNLMRAEVMAGQYLDILEEVAGPVRDRAGAVSRAQSIIRFKSAKYSTEHPLALGGALAGASNELLRGYSAFALPLGEAFQLRDDVLGVFGDPLTTGKPAGDDLREGKRTVLIALALDQASAAESGFVDARLGRQDLSDEDIREIRRIIEESGALQATEVLINEFGSAAFEALKALPLDELPKTALRRLAEATVSRAS; translated from the coding sequence GTGACCCCCGCGGAGCAACTGAGGCACGAACAGGCGGACTTCGTTGCCGCGGTGGCCGGTGAATTGACTGCGTTCCTGGCGTCGCGGCAGTCCGTCATGTCTGCCATTTCTCCTGACATTGATCCCATCATGGGTTCCATCTCCAACCTGGTGACCGGAGGCAAGCGCCTTCGGGCACTTATGTGCTACTGGGGCTGGCGCGGCGCAGGCGGCGAGCCAGATGCCACGGAAGTGGTCACCGCAGGGGCCGCCCTTGAACTGTTCCAGGCGGCCGCACTGATTCATGACGACATCATCGACCGGTCAGACACCCGACGGGGAGGACCGAGTGTCCACCGCCGGTTCAGCCAGTTGCATGGATCCCAGGGCTGGGCCCTGGACAGCGAACGGTTCGGCCAGGCGGCAGCAATCCTCGCGGGCGACCTCTGCCTGTCGTTCAGCGAGGAGGCCTTCACGGACATCGGGGAGCGGGCAGCCTCCGGCAGCAGGGCGAGGCTGATCTTCAACCTCATGCGGGCGGAGGTCATGGCCGGGCAGTACCTCGACATCCTTGAGGAGGTGGCGGGCCCGGTGCGGGACCGGGCAGGCGCCGTCAGCCGGGCCCAGTCGATCATCCGCTTCAAGAGCGCCAAGTATTCCACTGAGCATCCGCTGGCCCTGGGCGGAGCCCTGGCGGGAGCTTCCAATGAACTGCTTCGCGGCTACTCCGCGTTCGCGCTCCCCCTGGGCGAGGCTTTCCAGCTTCGCGATGATGTGCTGGGCGTCTTTGGCGACCCGCTCACCACCGGAAAGCCGGCCGGGGACGATCTGCGCGAAGGCAAGAGGACCGTCCTGATCGCCCTGGCGCTTGACCAGGCCTCGGCTGCTGAGTCCGGGTTCGTCGATGCGAGGCTGGGCCGTCAGGACCTGTCGGACGAAGACATCCGGGAGATCCGGCGGATTATCGAGGAATCCGGGGCGCTGCAGGCCACGGAGGTCCTTATTAACGAGTTCGGTTCGGCGGCGTTCGAGGCCCTCAAGGCCCTGCCGCTCGACGAACTGCCGAAAACCGCCCTGCGGAGGCTGGCTGAGGCGACAGTCAGCCGAGCCTCCTAA